From one Mytilus trossulus isolate FHL-02 chromosome 10, PNRI_Mtr1.1.1.hap1, whole genome shotgun sequence genomic stretch:
- the LOC134687933 gene encoding uncharacterized protein LOC134687933 → MIRMIVFSVCTLVCVSYVLASSSCISLSALKEYETAREPLQNIEKFLGKCYGPYSTKEPIVTIRRSIEQLEKQFKEVNKIFYERKWSDEQKHNGHCYIFSKDLLMWQGAKKRCQEICGYLVKIDNAKENTWVMKRAAKKTGNFWTGLYAEDPYKWTWAHEKKNAEYIQFRTGWPKKSSV, encoded by the exons ATGATAAGAATGATCGTCTTTAGTGTGTGTACTCTGGTGTGTGTTTCGTATGTGTTGGCGTCTTCTTCGTGTATTTCCCTTTCGGCACTAAAAGAGTATGAAACTGCAAGAGAACCGTTACAGAATATAGAAAAATTCCTTGGAAAATGCTATGGACCATACTCAACGAAAGAACCAATCGTAACAATTCGGCGCTCTATCGAACAGTTGGAGAAACAGTTTAAAGAAGTGAATAAAATATTCTACG aaagaaaatggtcagatgaacaaaaacataatgGACATTGCTATATTTTCTCTAAAGATTTGTTAATGTGGCAAGGGGCCAag aaaagaTGTCAGGAAATATGTGGTTATTTAGTTAAAATCGACAATGCAAAGGAAAACACGTGGGTGATGAAGCGTGCCGCGAAAAAAA CTGGTAATTTCTGGACTGGTTTATATGCAGAAGACCCATATAAGTGGACCTGGGCTCATGAAAAAAAGAATGCAGAATACATCCAGTTTAGAACAGGATGGCCTAAGAAGTCTA gTGTGTAA